A single genomic interval of Zingiber officinale cultivar Zhangliang chromosome 4A, Zo_v1.1, whole genome shotgun sequence harbors:
- the LOC121972924 gene encoding uncharacterized protein LOC121972924, giving the protein MVEVEPLARITEQMVMKLIWQHIIYRFSIPRWLVLDNGRQFVGQGLREWCGGYDIQQAFTSVAYPQSNGQVEVANHEILIILHARLDHTGGSWVDELPSVLWALRMTPKKGIGATTSHLVYGGEAVVPVEVGVESDRMQHYSEDNAERRLLELDLVGKCGEGVADTSSARDPCGRRWLARSGSRQEMALQERKEIAAGDGEEREREVWESAIATGDGEERERESSRIAISARARVELAGALLLGLTV; this is encoded by the exons atggtaGAAGTCGAGCCGCTGgcaagaataaccgagcagatggttatgaaactcatctggcagcatatcatCTACCGATTCAGTATCCCTCGGTGGCTCGTCTTAGATAACGGAAGGCAGTTTGTCGGCCAAGGACTCAGAGAATGGTGCGGAGGATATGACATTCAGCAAGCATTCACCTCGGTAGCCTACCCTCAAAGCAACGGGCAAGTGGAGGTCGCCAACCACGAAATTCTCATAATCCTCCACGCTCGGCTAGACCATACGGGAGGCAGTTGGGTCGATGAGCTCCCCAGTGTACTGTGGGCGCTTCGCATGACTCCCAAGAAAGGGATCGGGGCAACTACTTCCCACCTGGTGTACGGTGGAGAAGCGGTCGTCCCCGTCGAGGTCGGAGTTGAATCCGATCGGATGCAACACTACAGCGAGGACAATGCCGAGAGGAGGCtcttggagctggacttggtgggtAAG TGTGGAGAGGGAGTGGCCGACACTTCTTCTGCTAGGGATCCTTGCGGCAGGAGATGGCTGGCGAGAAGCGGCTCGCGGCAGGAGATGGCGCTTCAAGAGAGGAAGGAGATCGCGGCAGGAGATggcgaagagagggagagggaggtttGGGAAAGTGCGATCGCGACAGGAGATggcgaagagagggagagggagagctcgcGAATCGCGATTTCTGCTAGGGCTCGCGTCGAGCTCGCGGGGGCGCTTCTGCTAGGGCTCACAGTGTAG